The genomic window NNNNNNNNNNNNNNNNNNNNNNNNNNNNNNNNNNNNNNNNNNNNNNNNNNNNNNNNNNNNNNNNNNNNNNNNNNNNNNNNNNNNNNNNNNNNNNNNNNNNNNNNNNNNNNNNNNNNNNNNNNNNNNNNNNNNNNNNNNNNNNNNNNNNNNNNNNNNNNNNNNNNNNNNNNNNNNNNNNNNNNNNNNNNNNNNNNNNNNNNNNNNNNNNNNNNNNNNNNNNNNNNNNNNNNNNNNNNNNNNNNNNNNNNNNNNNNNNNNNNGAAAACCAAGTTGCAGTCGCTGGANNNNNNNNNNNNNNNNNNNNNNNNNNNNNNNNNNNNNNNNNNNNNNNNNNNNNNNNNNNNNNNNNNNNNNNNNNNNNNNNNNNNNNNNNNNtgtttattttaataaatatNNNNNNNNNNNNNNNNNNNNNNNNNNNNNNNNNNNNNNNNNNNNNNNNNNNNNNNNNNNNNNNNNNNNNNNNNNNNNNNNNNNNNNNNNNNNNNNNNNNNNNNNNNNNNNNNNNNNNNNNNNNNNNNNNNNNNNNNNNNNNNNNNNNNNNNNNNNNNNNNNNNNNNNNNNNNNNNNNNNNNNNNNNNNNNNNNNNNNNNNNNNNNNNNNNNNNNNNNNNNNNNNNNNNNNNNNNNNNNNNNNNNNNNNNNNNNNNNNNNNNNNNNNNNNNNNNNNNNNNNNNNNNNNNNNNNNNNNNNNNNNNNNNNNNNNNNNNNNNNNNNNNNNNNNNNNNNNNNNNNNNNNNNNNNNNNNNNNNNNNNNNNNNNNNNNNNNNNNNNNNNNNNNNNNNNNNNNNNNNNNNNNNNNNNNNNNNNNNNNNNNNNNNNNNNNNNNNNNNNNNNNNNNNNNNNNNNNNNNNNNNNNNNNNNNNNNNNNNNNNNNNNNNNNNNNNNNNNNNNNNNNNNNNNNNNNNNNNNNNNNNNNNNNNNNNNNNNNNNNNNNNNNNNNNNNNNNNNNNNNNNNNNNNNNNNNNNNNNNNNNNNNNNNNNNNNNNNNNNNNNNNNNNNNNNNNNNNNNNNNNNNNNNNNNNNNNNNNNNNNNNNNNNNNNNNNNNNNNNNNNNNNNNNNNNNNNNNNNNNNNNNNNNNNNNNNNNNNNNNNNNNNNNNNNNNNNNNNNNNNNNNNNNNNNNNNNNNNNNNNNNNNNNNNNNNNNNNNNNNNNNNNNNNNNNNNNNNNNNNNNNNNNNNNNNNNNNNNNNNNNNNNNNNNNNNNNNNNNNNNNNNNNNNNNNNNNNNNNNNNNNNNNNNNNNNNNNNNNNNNNNNNNNNNNNNNNNNNNNNNNNNNNNNNNNNNNNNNNNNNNNNNNNNNNNNNNNNNNNNNNNNNNNNNNNNNNNNNNaaacaaaaaacatacaatttCACTACCACAAACCGCAAGACTACAAAAACCCNNNNNNNNNNNNNNNNNNNNNNNNNNNNNNNNNNNNNNNNNNNNNNNNNNNNNNNNNNNNNNNNNNNNNNNNNNNNNNNNNNNNNNNNNNNNNNNNNNNNAAAAACATGGTAAAAGATAGATTTTCGGTGgtgatatatagtatttatatgcaGGGGATATGTAATTAAANNNNNNNNNNNNNNNNNNNNNNNNNNNNNNNNNNNNNNNNNNNNNNNNNNNNNNNNNNNNNNNNNNNNNNNNNNNNNACAAAAAANNNNNNNNNNNNNNNNNNNNNNNNNNNNNNNNNNNNNNNNNNNNNNNNNNNNNNNNNNNNNNNNNNNNNNNNNNNNNNNNNNNNNNNNNNNNNNNNNNNNNNNNNNNNNNNNNNNNNNNNNNNNNNNNNNNNNNNNNNNNNNNNNNNNNNNNNNNNNNNNNNNNNNNNNNNNNNNNNNNNNNNNNNNNNNNNNNNNNNNNNNNNNNNNNNNNNNNCCATAACACNNNNNNNNNNNNNNNNNNNNNNNNNNNNNNNNNNNNNNNNNNNNNNNNNNNNNNNNNNNNNNNNNNNNNNNNNNNNNNNNNNNNNNNNNNNNNNNNNNNNNNNNNNNNNNNNNNNNNNNNNNNNNNNNNNNNNNNNNNNNNNNNNNNNNNNNNNNNNNNNNNNNNNNNNNNNNNNNNNNNNNNNNNNNNNNNNNNNNNNNNNNNNNNNNNNNNNNNNNNNNNNNNNNNNNNNNNNNNNNNNNNNNNNNNNNNNNNNNNNNNNNNNNNNNNNNNNNNNNNNNNNNNNNNNNNNNNNNNNNNNNNNNNNNNNNNNNNNNNNNNNNNNNNNNNNNNNNNNNNNNNNNNNNNNNNNNNNNNNNNNNNNNNNNNNNNNNNNNNNNNNNNNNNNNNNNNNNNNNNNNNNNNNNNNNNNNNNNNNNNNNNNNNNNNNNNNNNNNNNNNNNNNNNNNNNNNNNNNNNNNNNNNNNNNNNNNNNNNNNNNNNNNNNNNNNNNNNNNNNNNNNNNNNNNNNNNNNNNNNNNNNNNNNNNNNNNNNNNNNNNNNNNNNNNNNNNNNNNNNNNNNNNNNNNNNNNNNNNNNNNNNNNNNNNNNNNNNNNNNNNNNNNNNNNNNNNNNNNNNNNNNNNNNNNNNNNNNNNNNNNNNNNNNNNNNNNNNNNNNNNNNNNNNNNNNNNNNNNNNNNNNNNNNNNNNNNNNNNNNNNNNNNNNNNNNNNNNNNNNNNNNNNNNNNNNNNNNNNNNNNNNNNNNNNNNNNNNNNNNNNNNNNNNNNNNNNNNNNNNNNNNNNNNNNNNNNNNNNNNNNNNNNNNNNNNNNNNNNNNNNNNNNNNNNNNNNNNNNNNNNNNNNNNNNNNNNNNNNNNNNNNNNNNNNNNNNNNNNNNNNNNNNNNNNNNNNNNNNNNNNNNNNNNNNNNNNNNNNNNNNNNNNNNNNNNNNNNNNNNNNNNNNNNNNNNNNNNNNNNNNNNNNNNNNNNNNNNNNNNNNNNNNNNNNNNNNNNNNNNNNNNNNNNNNNNNNNNNNNNNNNNNNNNNNNNNNNNNNNNNNNNNNNNNNNNNNNNNNNNNNNNNNNNNNNNNNNNNNNNNNNNNNNNNNNNNNNNNNNNNNNNNNNNNNNNNNNNNNNNNNNNNNNNNNNNNNNNNNNNNNNNNNNNNNNNNNNNNNNNNNNNNNNNNNNNNNNNNNNNNNNNNNNNNNNNNNNNNNNNNNNNNNNNNNNNNNNNNNNNNNNNNNNNNNNNNNNNNNNNNNNNNNNNNNNNNNNNNNNNNNNNNNNNNNNNNNNNNNNNNNNNNNNNNNNNNNNNNNNNNNNNNNNNNNNNNNNNNNNNNNNNNNNNNNNNNNNNNNNNNNNNNNNNNNNNNNNNNNNNNNNNNNNNNNNNNNNNNNNNNNNNNNNNNNNNNNNNNNNNNNNNNNNNNNNNNNNNNNNNNNNNNNNNNNNNNNNNNNNNNNNNNNNNNNNNNNNNNNNNNNNNNNNNNNNNNNNNNNNNNNNNNNNNNNNNNNNNNNNNNNNNNNNNNNNNNNNNNNNNNNNNNNNCTCACATCACATGATAAAAAGTTAAGAGAACAGAGCAGGCTATAAAGGCCAATGAATTTGGACCCGTTTCGAGAGCACTGGTATTTCCCTCGCCGAAACCGGTGGACAGCCTTACAACACAGCCCACGAAACAGACGCTGCATGAAATCGGGTGCCACAAGCCTTAAGACCCAAATATCCTCTCCTCCCAATGAATGACCCGTTTGCATTCACCTTCCTGTTTACCGTCTTAAAGAAGCATTTTCCTTCCGGTGGGAGAGGCTGTGCCCCTCCCCGCCCACCAAACCAGAGACAACCAAGCGAGTAAAAGTGGAAATGTGTGACAACCAACTCCCACCTCGCACACACGCCCCGGTTCGCCCTCTCCGCTGCACCGCACACCGTGAATAATGTTGCACAGTCAAGGCAAACTGGANNNNNNNNNNNNNNNNNNNNNNNNNNNNNNNNNNNNNNNNNNNNNNNNNNNNNNNNNNNNNNNNNNNNNNNNNNNNNNNNNNNNNNNNNNNNNNNNNNNNNNNNNNNNNNNNNNNCGACCTTGCAATCTCTTGCAACCTCAGCCGGTAAAAGTCACTGGGTCAACTTAGGCAATGATCTAACGGGACACCAACCCAGCNNNNNNNNNNNNNNNNNNNNNNNNNNNNNNNNNNNNNNNNNNNNNNNNNNNNNNNNNNNNNNNNNNNNNNNNNNNNNNNNNNNNNNNNNNNNNNNNNNNNNNNNNNNNNNNNNNNNNNNNNNNNNNNNNNNNNNNNNNNNNNNNNNNNNNNNNNNNNNNNNNNNNNNNNNNNNNNNNNNNNNNNNNNNNNNNNNNNNNNNNNNNNNNNNNNNNNNNNNNNNNNNNNNNNNNNNNNNNNNNNNNNNNNNNNNNNNNNNNNNNNNNNNNNNNNNNNNNNNNNNNNNNNNNNNNNNNNNNNNNNNNNNNNNNNNNNNATGNNNNNNNNNNNNNNNNNNNNNNNNNNNNNNNNNNNNNNNNNNNNNNNCGTTGTCAGCGGTGTAACATTTCggctcaaacgcacacacacaagtccTGCtagtttgctttcatttttttcaggatCTTTTGGCGAATGAAGAGTGATTGTGCAACGTAACTTGTGCTGTGGCAGGTGCTNNNNNNNNNNNNNNNNNNNNNNNNNNNNNNNNNNNNNNNNNNNNNNNNNNNNNNNNNNNNNNNNNNNNNNNNNNNNNNNNNNNNNNNNNNNNNNNNNNNNNNNNNNNNNNNNNNNNNNNNNNNNNNNNNNNNAACAGGTTGTTGAGTAACGTTCAAGCAGAAGGCGTCTGAATGTGATCAAGCACCGGTTCCATGTTTTTGTCGATGACTTTCACAAAGACTGCAGAGACCTTTTCTTACAAGAAATACAAGTAGCANNNNNNNNNNNNNNNNNNNNNNNNNNNNNNNNNNGCTTCCAATTCAAATCTATTTGATCATTTTCAATTCTTATTCCAGAATCTAATGTTATCATCACCACTGGTGATGAAAATCCTATTTATTTTCTCATGTCACAAAACTATAAACNNNNNNNNNNNNNNNNNNNNNNNNNNNNNNNNNNNNNNNNNNNNNNNNNNNNNNNNNNNNNNNNNNNNNNNNNNNNNNNNNNNATCTGTTTATAAAGAATGAATAGACTGATATAATAACTGTCCAGAATTCTTATAAACTTTATCAAGGAAAATGTGTATCTGCTCAGCATGCTAAACAGGTTATATAAACAGTTAGAAAcgacacatttttttattttgtgggcaCGCAACAAGTGTTGATGTgcatttataaataacaatagaacAAGGgattcaagaaaaaaagaaagagagaaaatgaaaaatacgaaatgaagaagaagaataagatgtCTAGATCACAGATATCAAACTTACAGTGGTTAGCTATACACAAGTTTCGGAAACATCTAGAATGGGGAAATAATTTGCATTATAAAACAAAAGAGTATGTAAGTCACTGTACATGGTTCTCTTTCATAAAAGTTATTCTGATATTGATGTACTAAGATTTATACGATGTTCATAAGAGACTAGAGCGTCGTCCGTTATAAATTGTCCGAATCCTTGGCTTCAGCATAATCATAAATGCACTTTTGGAAGTTTAAATGTTCGGGGGATAGTTGTCTTTTAAATAAATCGTTGGTACTCATTACGCAATATCCGCATTCTCTCATTACGAAATATCCGCAGTTCTTATACAAAGGAACATCGACTTCAGTAAGTTTCCAACCGATTACCAAAAATAACTCATAGAGTTTGAACTACTTATTtctgaaaaaagtagaaaaattaaacaaatgacGAAATCCTgttgtaaaacaaataaaaaaataaaacaaatgatgaatTCCTGTTACATCTATAGAGAGCCGGTTAGTTCTTAATGCCAGCACGAGCGACGGCGGAGACGTCATCGTCGGGATAGTAATTCTCactggggaagagaaaaaaaggcaaatgagataaacaacaaaacacacgagGTAACTGCAGTAAAAATGGTTAAGAAGACTTGTTTTCAGGGACAAGGAAATTttggtttatacatatatattcaattcagGAATAGCTGGACTTCACCTAACTGTGTTATTTTGTAGTTATTTAGTTAACtcacttatttgtttatatttttttctctctatcaatttACAAACTCCTCAAAACACTTACCATCCGGGGACGTTGCGAGGATCGTCGCAGTTAAGGGTGTTATCGTTGAAGACGGTACCCTGGGGGCATCCAACCTCACGGGGGTACTTGCCCTCGTTGCAGATATAGAAGAAGCGGCAGTCACTGGGTTTGAGGTGGCGAGTGTGGTCGAGGGCCTGGCCGTTGGTGTGCACCTGGGTCTCGTTGGGGCAGCTGAAGCCGTCGGGGAGGACCTCTGTGCGGAGGGAAACGGCGTGGATTAGTCGGTGGGAGAGGGAATGCAGAGTTAGTGTGCAGGTATATGGTGCTGAGGTGAATGGCTCGGGGGAACAACCCCTTGCTCCCCTATGGCACTCTCCACCAGTTAGTGATGGCGAGAAATGAAGAAGACGAGTTACTCATTACGTGAATTTCACTGTTTATGTGAAGTAAGAATCTTTTTCGCGTTCGCCCTGCCACTAATTTCCAAGAGAAAATTGAGGACTGATAACACGGGCAGAAGGACAAAAGGACTCAAGCGGTTCACTTACCAACGCGCTCGCCGCAGCCAGTCCTGTATCCGGCGGTGGCCCACTGGCAGGTGCCGGTGAACTCATCGAAGACGAGGCCGTTGGCGCAGCTGCGGAGCACGGCCTGACCGTTGCTGCATTCATAGTACTGCTCGCAGTTGGAGGGGTCCTCGTGCTCGAAGTATCCGTTCTGACGCGGGCACTCGATGCCGGCGGGCTGGGCGATTTCTGGGGAAGGGCACAGGATGAGTCATCGGAGCGGGACGGGAGCGGGAAATACAGCAAATGTATCCCTTGGCGGGGCTCGTGCGTCCAAGGGTGGTCATACCAGGTAATGTACAGGAAtataaaggaagataaaagaaatatgcaGATACAAGAATAAAAATTGTGGGAAGGTCGAATGGAACTTACGGAGTGTGGTTCTCTCGGCGCATTCGACGATGAAGGGGTAGTCGCACTGTTCCACTTTGGGGGCTTGGGCGACGTCGAACATGAGGCCGTCAGGGCATATCTTCTCGGTCATGGTGCCTCGGTAGCAGTCATAGTACTTGTCGCACTGCTTGTTGTCGGGATAGAAACCATCATCTGGTGGGCACTGGAACTGGGCGGCGGCCGCGCCTGTGGGACAGCGGACAGCGTATTAGCGAAATGCAAGACGGAAGGACAGTGGTGATAGGTTCAGTCGGCGGACTCGCTAcaaaatttgtttcttttccccGTGGTCTTGAAATAATCAGGATGACTGGCATGAAATGAGGTAAATGAGAGGAAATACCTTATTCATCCGTTAAGCCCAGCCTACCAACTATAATCAAAACCGCGAAAATTAAATAATTGTATGAAGAGAGGGTCAACTTAGTTTCTGACAAAGAAGTTAGAACATGGCTTTNNNNNNNNNNNNNNNNNNNNNNNNNNTCTGGCGGATGTCCCCTTTGCTCTGcacatgcctcccccccccccccccatatgttACCCTTAGAACTGACAAAGCAAGTCAGCAACCTACATTATCTACATCGACTAGAATCATCAACTGATTGATTTAACTAATTATAAAAAGGCGTATAGATCCTCTGTTGCCTTTGCGAGAATTCAGAACAGTAATGCAGCTCCATTGGATGAGTAGCCTTGCACTTCTCAAGGCGAGATGATGGAAATGAACAATTATCTTCCGTTTAGGGAAAGAAGGACGAACGGGAAGCAGACAGTACCATGAATCTCAATAGCTATCCTTTAATCNNNNNNNNNNNNNNNNNNNNNNNNNNNNNNNNNNNNNNNNNNNNNNNNNNNNNNNNNNNNNNNNNNNNNNNNNNNNNNNNNNNNNNNNNNNNNNNNNNNNNNNNNNNNNNNNNNNNNNNNNNNNNNNNNNNNNNNNNNNNNNNNNNNNNNNNNNNNNNNNNNNNNNNNNNNNNNNNNNNNNNNNNNNNNNNNNNNNNNNNNNNNNNNNNNNNNNNNNNNNNNNNNNNNNNNNNNNNNNNNNNNNNNNNNNNNNNNNNNNNNNNNNNNNNNNNNNNNNNNNNNNNNNNNNNNNNNNNNNNNNNNNNNNNNNNNNNNNNNNNNNNNNNNNNNNNNNNNNNNNNNNNNNNNNNNNNNNNNNNNNNNNNNNNNNNNNNNNNNNNNNNNNNNNNNNNNNNNNNNNNNNNNNNNNNNNNNNNNNNNNNNNNNNNNNNNNNNNNNNNNNNNNNNNNNNNNNNNNNNNNNNNNNNNNNNNNNNNNNNNNNNNNNNNNNNNNNNNNNNNNNNNNNNNNNNNNNNNNNNNNNNNNNNNNNNNNNNNNNNNNNNNNNNNNNNNNNNNNNNNNNNNNNNNNNNNNNNNNNNNNNNNNNNNNNNNNNNNNNNNNNNNNNNNNNNNNNNNNNNNNNNNNNNNNNNNNNNNNNNAGTGTAGCTGATAAATAAATGTTATGCACTTATGACACTGCGAGAATAATCTATCTATAACTTATGTGGATTCTTAACTCGACATGGCTAAGCAAAGTTAGTCgtaatagcaaagataatagCCTACACTCTCTTGCAGTAAATAGCTTTTGCAGCGAAGAGTGACGTAACGTGAATGCACCGCTGGtctgagggggggagagagttacGTAAGAACAAGTTGCTCTCGGGTCATGATCCAAACACGGGGCTGACATACTTTTTTATAGCTTTCTGCCTTTCATCGTGCGAGAGCTGACTGGCGAACTTTGAAAACGGAATAAGAGTGACAAGAGCAAAAAGGCAAATAAACCCGAGAAACAGACTGTGCCGTTCCAAATCAGGACGATGAAGTGTTGCACTTTGAAAACTGCCATAAAATCGGGATCAGCCTTTGGTCACATGCGAGTTTACATCCACCGTGATTTTTGGGCCGGCACGCCAGCCACGCCGAGCAAGTGGGGAGAAGTCGACTCACCGATGAAGAGAAGGACTGCCAGAGAGTGCATCGTTGCTGCTTTTGGTCGGAGTCGGAGTGAGACTGATTTGCTGGCCACAGACGCCCCTATTTATTCTCTCACTTTCCCATGGGCTCGCcggctcctccccttctccttccccccctcagtCCCAGCCACCGACGCCCTCagccccccaaccccatcccccgcTCGCAACCTCCCTTTGGGTCCTCGAAGCCAATCCGGCGGGCGCAGTCGGCCTCAGTAGGCTACCGCCGCCCCTTTTGGCTGGAAGATTTTGCCAGGGTCGCCTGTGCGGCTCCTGAAGTCTTTCTGGAGGAGTTGAGACGCGGGCAGGAAGGAGGAAGCCAGGTCCGACACGGGAACCAAGAGGCCAAAGTCGcggtttctctccttttctttggtTACATTTTCGGGGTCTTCGGTGTAGGAATAGCGGTACTTAATGTCTGCGTCGTCACAAGTGCAAATAAATGTTTTCTTAATTTGATCTGTTCCATGAAGACATCGCTAACAGTGATCTAGAAAAACagtaatttatttttgaattattttcataCACCCATGTCAGGCAACGCGTTTAACTGCTGACTGCACTTGTCTTTTCAGCTGTAATACTCTCGGTATTTGTGCGTTATCAAAAGTCAAGCATTCTAACAAACCCCAACTTCCTTCAGGCACTGTTTAAAGGCACAATCCACTTCAAATATTTCGTAACGTGAAACAAACGGTTAAACTTCCGAATATATTTTTCCGaaatcagtttctctctcttagTTCTTNNNNNNNNNNNNNNNNNNNNNNNNNNNNNNNNNNNNNNNNNNNNNNNNNNNNNNNNNNNNNTTTGTAAACATCATTATCTCccattctttatctccctctctcctctcatgcaTGGACGGCTGTTCCTTCAGCACATACACTTAGCTTTGCTCTTTTTCCTCGAGAGGGTGAATGGCCGGAGATCCACGGCCGCTTGTCACGTGTCATGCTCGGAAAATGAAGTCATGTCATGCACGTACTACACTCATGCTCACTTGCgtacacattaacacacatatataattgcatatattaaGGTTCAGATTAAAAGGTGCTCATACATGTTCTTAGTCGGATTCTGTCTTTCTGTAANNNNNNNNNNNNNNNNNNNNNNNNNNNNNNNNNNNNNNNNNNNNNNNNNNNNNNNNNNNNNNNNNNNNNNNNNNNNNNNNNNNNNNNNNNNNNNNNNNNNNNNTGCACGCATACAGATATTACCACACAAGCTCGCACGAACCCCCTCCGTTTGCGTACATCAGTTTTCACGCACATGCACGACATCTTCCCATAGTCACGATTGAGAGGTCAGGAAATCATATTCTTCGACCCTTTTGTGCCAGGATCCCTCTCGAACGAGAAAAGAAAATCGGCTGTGTTGTGACGGTGTAAAATGGGAGGTGGAAACGGGAATATTGTGTCATGGAAGTGTTGNNNNNNNNNNNNNNNNNNNNNNNNNNNNNNNNNNNNNNNNNNNNNNNNNNNNNNNNNNNNNNNNNNNNNNNNNNNNNNNNNNNNNNNNNGTATTTGGAACTTGTTTCACGGaaactgatataaaaaaagaagaaatctttTATTTCACGAAGTGGAAAAGCTTAAATCTGTGCgtctgagagagaaaaggagaaggaggacgaatgaagaataaagaaagagaccaAGTTCATTTCCAAGTAGCATAGCGATCTCGAATCCTGTCTCGAGATTAGAACGAACCAAAATTCATCGGCGAGCGTTTCGTCAAAGGAAAGGACAAGGGAAGAACTTTGAGACGTGATCGAGCGGTCCCGCCTAACCTTCTATGCCTTGTGTGTGACTTCATGGCTGACCTCCATTCGACATCCGGTCTTGAGATGACTGggtgacctttttttttcgtaagaaGGTCCGACCGCACCAGTCCACCGCTCGCTTAACCCTTTCGTTGTGAATGGGACAGGTTCGCCAGCAAGTTGCGTCGAACTTGCTACTTCTACATACAANNNNNNNNNNNNNNNNNNNNNNNNNNNNNNNNNNNNNNNNNNNNNNNNNNNNNNNNNNNNNNNNNNNNNNNNNNNNNNNNNNNNNNNNNNNNNNNNAANNNNNNNNNNNNNNNNNNNNNNNNNNNNNNNNNNNNNNNNNNNNNNNNNNNNNNNNNNNNNNNNNNNNNNNNNNNNNNNNNNNNNNNNNNNNNNNNNNNNNNNNNNNNNNNNNNNNNNNNNNNNNNNNNNNNNNNNNNNNNNNNNNNNNNNNNNNNNNNNNNNNNNNNNNNNNNNNNNNNNNNNNNNNNNNNNNNNNNNNNNNNgcatgcatatatgtgcgtgcgcgcgcgtgtgtgtaaagtGATTTGTATGTGTACTTATTCCTTTGTGATAATGATCTATTTACTTGATATGAATATTGTGTTGTGATTAATCTGATGTGTTTTGCATGTACAACTCTTACTCTTGAAAATTATGTAATTGCATAATTTCTCTTCGTCAAGTATGAGTATTTGAATTAATCAAAGatgttttactttatatttaataacaattatataaacgACACGAAATTAAATTGCTTTTGATCCTTTCCCTTGTCGAACAATAGTCGTTAatgaaaagatggaaaagaaagtcAACATCGGCGGGTGATAATACAAGTTTACCAGAAGGTCACACGGTCATAGCAGAggacagaaagacaaaggaaaccgGGCCAACACCNNNNNNNNNNNNNNNNNNNNNNNNNNNNNNNNNCCACCATGATTCTGTTTTTCGTTTATGATTTGTACTACGCcctggtttattatttttatattgtttgttaaTTTTGCTCACTTGCTCTTGTTGATAAATAATGTGTAATTATCTGCTCATTGTGAATTTCAAAAGAAATAGATTGGAGAAAATagtattttgtgtgtgaatttttgaTACCTTAGCGAGATTATATGAATGATTTTCGTCTTTTGAACGAGCTTGTTAAATATCAAAGATGAACGATTTATACTTACTTAAATTTGGTTTAAATGGTATTCCGTTTTCATCACCCCCTTCACCACCACTTGGCATTTGAGGACATAAATACACAAATTGCCCTGGCAATCGGTGAACTTTGTGNNNNNNNNNNNNNNNNNNNNNNNNNNNNNNNNNNNNNNNNNNNNNNNNNNNNNNNNNNNNNNNNNNNNNNNNNNNNNNNNNNNNNNNNNNNNNNNNNNNNNNNNNNNNNNNNNNNNNNNNNNNNNNNNNNNNNNNNNNNNNNNNNNNNNNNNNNNNNNNNNNNNNNNNNNNNNNNNNNNNNNNNNNNNNNNNNNNNNNNNNNNNNNNNNNNNNNNNNNNNNNNNNNNNNNNNNNNNNNNNNNNNNNNNNNNNNNNNNNNNNNNNNNNNNNNNNNNNNNNNNNNNNNNNNNNNNNNNNNNNNNNNNNNNNNNNNNNNNNNNNNNNNNNNNNNNNNNNNNNNNNNNNNNNNNNNNNNNNNNNNNNNNNNNNNNNNNNNNNNNNNNNNNNNNNNNNNNNNNNNNNNNNNNNNNNNNNNNNNNNNNNNNNNNNNNNNNNNNNNNNNNNNNNNNNNNNNNNNNNNNNNNNNNNNNNNNNNNNNNNNNNNNNNNNNNNNNNNNNNNNNNNNNNNNNNNNNNNNNNNNNNNNNNNNNNNNNNNNNNNNNNNNNNNNNNNNNNNNNNNNNNNNNNNNNNNNNNNNNNNNNNNNNNNNNNNNNNNNNNNNNNNNNNNNNNNNNNNNNNNNNNNNNNNNNNNNCTCCTGTTcgtaccccttccctcccgcctcctcccctgCTTCCGCGCCTCTGCTCCCCTGCAGACGCCGCTCGAAGATGTTTCCCAGCGCAGCCGCCCGACCTTCCCACGGGGTTCGTCTTGGGGAGCCGAGTGCTGCCCCCGGCGAATGCACGTGGTTCCCGGCCGGTTCGCTTCCCTGGTTCTTTCTGCTNNNNNNNNNNNNNNNNNNNNNNNNNNNNNNNNNNNNNNNNNNNNNNNNNNNNNNNNNNNNNNNNNNNNNNNNNNNNNNNNNNNNNNNNNNNNNNNTGNNNNNNNNNNNNNNNNNNNNNNNNNNNNNNNNNNNNNNNNNNNNNNNNNNNNNNNNNNNNNNNNNNNNNNNNNNNNNNNNNNNNNNNNNNNNNNNNNNNNTGCCACCCTTCTCTCCCTACGATTCTTCTCATCAGAGAAGGAAGGTCAAACAtcctcaaaataaaagaaaatataaatgaatagagtCGCCATTCCATAAGCTGTTCTGCCTCGCATGGGAACAAAACatcactttcctcttctccccccccccccttttcccattcctcatGACCATCCTTTCCCTTGCATAGTTGCTTCATCATCTTACCTTTTTCCNNNNNNNNNNNNNNNNNNNNNNNNNNNNNNNNgtctgtctgtctgtttttttctccctctccctttcctaaacATTTTTGTTTCGNNNNNNNNNNNNNNNNNNNNNNNNNNNNNNNNNNNNNNNNNNNNNNNNNNNNNNNNNNNNNNNNNNNNNNNNNNNNNNNNNNNNNNNNNNNNNNNNNNNNNNNNNNNNNNNNNNNNNNNNNNNNNNNNNNNNNNNNNNNNNNNNNNNNNNNNNNNNNNNNNNNNNNNNNNNNNNNNNNNNNNNNNNNNNNNNNNNNNNNNNNNNNNNNNNNNNNNNNNNNNNNNNNNNNNNNNNNNNN from Penaeus monodon isolate SGIC_2016 chromosome 23, NSTDA_Pmon_1, whole genome shotgun sequence includes these protein-coding regions:
- the LOC119587836 gene encoding protein obstructor-E-like gives rise to the protein MHSLAVLLFIGAAAAQFQCPPDDGFYPDNKQCDKYYDCYRGTMTEKICPDGLMFDVAQAPKVEQCDYPFIVECAERTTLQIAQPAGIECPRQNGYFEHEDPSNCEQYYECSNGQAVLRSCANGLVFDEFTGTCQWATAGYRTGCGERVEVLPDGFSCPNETQVHTNGQALDHTRHLKPSDCRFFYICNEGKYPREVGCPQGTVFNDNTLNCDDPRNVPGCENYYPDDDVSAVARAGIKN